A DNA window from Drosophila pseudoobscura strain MV-25-SWS-2005 chromosome 2, UCI_Dpse_MV25, whole genome shotgun sequence contains the following coding sequences:
- the dpr5 gene encoding hemicentin-2: MLVEYFMALLVIMGLSATFDKQQRRHHHSRSHSPYFGFLASATELSNLIPDSYDGGLDPLFDNSTNREIIAALGTTARLHCRVRHLGDRAVSWIRQRDLHILTIGIMTYTNDQRFLARHIDNSDEWVLKVVSVQPRDAGVYECQVSTEPKISLAYKLMVVTSKAQILANRELYIQSGSDINLTCIAPQAPGPYTHMLWHKDTELVSDSTRGGIRVVSEQQMKTSNLVISRVQHTDSGNYTCSADNSNSDSVFVHIIKSEQHAAMQHEVGARLELPHLCLLLLLLVAALRPL; this comes from the exons ATGTTGGTGGAATACTTTATGGCGCTGCTCGTGATCATGGGATTAAGCGCAACATTCGACAAGCAGCAGAGGAGGCACCACCACAGTCGCAGCCACAGCCCATACTTCG GTTTCCTTGCCTCTGCCACCGAGCTCTCGAATCTCATTCCCGACTCGTACGATGGCGGCCTGGATCCGCTCTTTGACAACTCGACAAATCGTGAGATCATCGCCGCCTTGGGCACAACCGCCCGCCTCCATTGCCGTGTGCGGCATCTGGGCGACCGGGCCGTGTCCTGGATCCGGCAGCGGGACCTCCACATCCTCACCATCGGCATCATGACCTACACGAATGACCAGCGCTTTCTGGCGCGCCACATCGACAACTCCGACGAGTGGGTGCTCAAGGTGGTGTCCGTGCAGCCGCGCGATGCCGGCGTCTACGAGTGCCAGGTGTCCACGGAGCCCAAAATCAGTTTGGCCTACAAACTGATGGTCGTGA CTTCCAAGGCGCAAATCCTGGCGAATCGCGAGCTCTACATCCAGAGCGGCAGCGACATCAATCTCACGTGCATCGCCCCACAGGCACCGGGGCCCTACACGCACATGCTGTGGCACAAGGACACGGAGCTGGTGAGCGACTCGACGCGCGGCGGCATCCGCGTGGTGTCCGAGCAGCAGATGAAGACCAGCAACCTGGTGATATCCCGCGTACAACACACGGACTCTGGCAATTACACGTGCTCTGCGGATAATTCAA ATTCCGACAGCGTCTTTGTGCATATCATTAAGAGCGAACAGCACGCGGCCATGCAGCACGAGGTGGGGGCACGTCTGGAGCTGCCACACCTctgtctgctgctccttttgcTGGTGGCAGCGCTGCGACCTCTATAA